In the genome of candidate division WOR-3 bacterium, the window GGTAAGTGTAAATTCTGCTATGCTGACCTTGAAGAAGGCGCAGCTTATTGTGCGGAGTGTGGTAATCCGGTCGGTGGCATAGTATGTCCAAAATGTGGTAAGTTAAGTTGTTTTGATTTCTGCAAATTCTGTAATACCCCGCTTACTGCAGTCGCCCAGCAGATGATTGAAAGAATAAAAAAATTTCCTCAGGAAGAGGTTGAAAAATTCACTTCTAATCAGGAGGCAAGGGCATATTATATGGCACAAAAATATCTGGTGGTGGGTGTAGAGGTTAAAGAGGGTAAAGAAAATAAGACTAATGAATTGCTCAAATTAAAAGAATACCTTGAAAAAGTAGAAAAAAAGACAAAAAAGAAAATTCCTCCACCATTATTTACAGATGAGCAGAAGCAGAGTATTCTATCTACTGGTAAGGAGGCAGAGAAAGAGATACAAAGACAGGAAGAAGAAAGGAGACGGCAGGAAGAGGAAAGGAGAAGACAGGAAGAGGAACGAAGAAGACAAGAGGAGGAACGAAGGAGGCAAGAGGAAGAGGAGAGAAAATTGAGAGGACCAAAAGGATGGGTTTGTAATGCTTTTGGTGCTTTT includes:
- a CDS encoding zinc ribbon domain-containing protein; its protein translation is MEFQKKGKEEKKVVPSKEEREGKECPNCHSINDTEAKFCAECGYDFTGGRKCPKCGAKIVAPNADICEVCGEWLLEGKCKFCYADLEEGAAYCAECGNPVGGIVCPKCGKLSCFDFCKFCNTPLTAVAQQMIERIKKFPQEEVEKFTSNQEARAYYMAQKYLVVGVEVKEGKENKTNELLKLKEYLEKVEKKTKKKIPPPLFTDEQKQSILSTGKEAEKEIQRQEEERRRQEEERRRQEEERRRQEEERRRQEEEERKLRGPKGWVCNAFGAFHPGGPCECAAPEFGGHWIY